The following are encoded in a window of Pseudomonas multiresinivorans genomic DNA:
- a CDS encoding DUF6896 domain-containing protein, which translates to MAALQSIVEAMNPGLARIIADYQRAVRQAVALLEQSAITRPASNHEWAFLDIPHRGTLKEGVRYFKHGYGCAVHLSEGTVDFDFGAKGKIDGFDVWRLAGFAEARLPDYGFADEDALKACFNQEVEAGSLHYSGYILYYVAPLEPHCGQR; encoded by the coding sequence ATGGCCGCTTTGCAGTCAATCGTTGAAGCCATGAATCCAGGTCTCGCCAGAATCATCGCCGACTATCAGCGCGCCGTACGCCAGGCCGTGGCGTTGCTCGAGCAATCGGCCATCACTCGCCCCGCCAGCAATCACGAATGGGCATTTCTCGACATTCCCCATCGGGGAACCCTCAAAGAGGGTGTGCGCTACTTCAAGCATGGCTACGGCTGCGCCGTGCACCTGTCCGAAGGAACTGTGGACTTCGACTTTGGCGCCAAGGGTAAAATCGACGGGTTCGATGTCTGGCGTCTGGCCGGTTTCGCGGAGGCTCGGCTACCCGACTATGGTTTTGCCGACGAAGATGCCCTCAAGGCGTGCTTTAACCAGGAGGTCGAAGCAGGATCGCTGCACTACTCCGGCTACA